The genomic segment CAGTGTGTTGTAAACCGTTATCATGGGTTACCCCCCTGCCCCCAGGTATCGCGCAGACCGACAACGCGGTGAAAGCGCGTCACAACGCCGTTTTCTGTCGTGTTAACACAATAATATCCGCTGCGCTCAAACTGAAATACCGCACCTTCTGGCTGACTCATGAGCGAAGGTTCACAAAGCCCCTGGTGTCTGGTGAGGGAATTGTGATTCAAAAACTGCAGAAAATCTTCCTCTCGCGCTGGATTTTCATCGAGAAACAACCGGTCATATTCAAGAATTTCAACAGGATACGCATGCATCGCCGATACCCAGTGAATCACGCCTTTCACTTTACGCCCCTCGGGGTTACGCCCAAGCGTCGCTGTATCAAGCTCGCCCTTCAGCATCAGCACGTTGCCATTGTCATCACGCACGACATCCGTGCATTTAAGCACCCACGCATGCCTCAATCGCACTTCAGAACCAACCGTGAGGCGAAAATAATTTTTCGGCGGATTTTCCATGAAATCTGAACGTTCGATATAAATTTCACGGGTGAAAGGAATTTTGCGATAACCGGCCTCATGGTGCTCAGGATCATTCCACACCTGAAGATATTCAACCGCATCTTCCGGGAAATTTTCCACAACGACCTTAAGCGGGTCCTGCACACACATCGCCCGCGGAGCGGTACGGTTCAGCACATTGCGCACACAACCTTCAAAAACTGACATGTCAATCACAGAGTCACTGCGCGAGAGACCTATTTCTTCGCAGAACTGGCGAATCGCCTCTGCCGGATACCCGCGCTTTCGCATGCCGCGAAGAGTTGGAAGGCGCGGGTCATCCCAGCCTTCTACAATGCGGTCTTCAACGAGTTTTCGCAGCTTGCGCTTGCTCGTAATGGTGTGCGAAAGATTAAGGCGCGCGAACTCCGTCTGCACAGGCTTTGCCGGAACT from the Legionella geestiana genome contains:
- a CDS encoding glutamine--tRNA ligase/YqeY domain fusion protein — protein: MQETTEKRTHFIRQLVRDDLESGKHTAIVTRFPPEPNGYLHVGHAKSICLNFGLAEEFGGRCFLRFDDTNPLAEEEEYVNAIIEDVRWLGFEWCGMTHSSDYYQALYDFAKILIQKGLAYVDDQSMEEIRETRGTLTQPGRESPWRNRPVEESLALFERMKNGEFPDGSRVLRARIDMSAGNVNLRDPVLYRIRHATHQRTGDTWCIYPMYDYAHPISDALEHITHSLCTLEFQDHRPLYDWFIEHLPVPAKPVQTEFARLNLSHTITSKRKLRKLVEDRIVEGWDDPRLPTLRGMRKRGYPAEAIRQFCEEIGLSRSDSVIDMSVFEGCVRNVLNRTAPRAMCVQDPLKVVVENFPEDAVEYLQVWNDPEHHEAGYRKIPFTREIYIERSDFMENPPKNYFRLTVGSEVRLRHAWVLKCTDVVRDDNGNVLMLKGELDTATLGRNPEGRKVKGVIHWVSAMHAYPVEILEYDRLFLDENPAREEDFLQFLNHNSLTRHQGLCEPSLMSQPEGAVFQFERSGYYCVNTTENGVVTRFHRVVGLRDTWGQGGNP